From the Candidatus Krumholzibacteriota bacterium genome, one window contains:
- a CDS encoding NADH-quinone oxidoreductase subunit B family protein, which yields MSLALKALKKSPWVFHVNTGACNNCDIEILDALTPRFDVERFGIVLVGSIRHADVLLISGPVTRNVLPRLKRLYEQAPKPVKVIVVGACGCNCGIFRDGYNIIGPVDKYLPVDAYVPGCPPKPETIIAGVVKVLNTL from the coding sequence ATGTCACTGGCTTTGAAAGCTTTAAAAAAATCACCCTGGGTATTTCACGTAAATACCGGTGCCTGCAATAACTGCGACATAGAGATCCTGGATGCCCTTACTCCAAGATTCGACGTTGAACGGTTTGGAATAGTGCTTGTCGGCAGCATCAGGCACGCCGACGTGCTTCTTATAAGCGGTCCGGTAACGAGAAACGTACTCCCCAGGCTCAAAAGACTTTATGAACAGGCTCCCAAGCCGGTCAAGGTCATAGTGGTCGGGGCCTGCGGTTGTAATTGCGGCATTTTCAGAGACGGATACAACATTATCGGCCCTGTTGACAAATATCTGCCGGTCGATGCTTATGTCCCCGGATGCCCTCCGAAACCGGAGACGATCATTGCCGGAGTAGTAAAAGTACTTAACACACTATAG